The window aaatttagaaattatctTTGAtatataccaaaaaaaaagcgTGATCCATTGTAAACATCGGATTAATGCTTTGACGTAGCAAGTCTGGCCATCCTTCTCGCTTAAACCAATGAATTTTGTCCTATTATTAGCGATAATTGTTACTGTAATGGTGTTTCAGCTTTCAAATGTGTTCAATGGTCGACTTCGAGATGTTCCTACCGCACAGCCCCCCTGTCTTCAGCCACAGCCCACCGACCAGCTTCCTGAGCGATTTCGCCTCCCTGCATCTCGGCCCTCAGCTGCAAAGGGCGGCAAGTTGCAGGCAAATGCAGCACTCGTTCAATAATTACACCAATTCAGTTCACCGCCCTTCAACCTCTCCTAAACGTCCCTGTCTGGTGATCCGCCCCATTGAGGAGCAATGCAGTTCCAGCGACGAAGATCCCACCAGCCCTACAAAGCTCAAGAAAAAGGTAGTGTTCGCTGATGATAAGGGCATGTCCTTGACTCATGTGAGGGTCATGACGGAGCCCTCTAATGTACCTCCTTTGTGGAGCATGAAGTTCCTAGCTGAGGTCACCCATGGTGTTACTGCAGAAGCTGAAGTCGAGAATGAGCCGTGGGAGGTGACATTTCCGCAACCTGCATCGGATTATGTGACTTTCAGGAAGAAGTTGGATGAGCAGAAAGTGTCTTTGGAGAATGtcattatcaaagaaaatgaAGATCAGCTAATTGGCACCATTAAAGTGCAGAACATTTCGTTTCATAAAGAGGTGTTTGTACGGAGCACCTGCGACAGCTGGAAAACTCATGAAGACGCCTTCTGCGGTTATGTTTCCAACCACATCCTAAATGGGGCCACTTACGTGGTCTTCGATACCTTCTccttcaaaatcaatttgcCTCTCAAGTCCAGGAGAATGGAGTTCTGCGTGTGCTTCAAATGCGACGGTGAGGAGTTTTGGGACAACAACAACGGCAAAAACTACGCCATAGTGAAGAAGGCGCTGGCGCCAATACACAGATCGTTGTCCGATAACTCTCTCCTCAACAAGACTGATAACCAAAGGAATGTGaatcacaataaaaaatatgcgGAGGCCCCACGGGCCAAGTTGGACACTTGGTCGCAATTCGCCAGTTGGAACCACCTGGAAAACTCCGCTCCTTATTGGTAGAGGCGGTACCGATCGGGACGCCGATGGACTGACTTGAAGAGAATGTCACGAAAAGTAAGTATTTTCtagtaaaatgtttttttctgtaTAACACCTCGCTGTGTTTGCCAAATTTTCAACTCATTACATGGGAGTTTTTGGCATGATACCCAAGGAACTATTCCCGAGTGCATCCTACTATAGCTATTTCAtcggttttcgaaataactgCGCcttcatttctttctttctcttcCAAGTTGTTGACGCTAATCGTCCTACAATCCTAGTACATATTTCAAGCGATAACATTGACTTCTTGGCCTTCAATAGCCGCTCGTTGGTCaattaaaaatcacaattacTTTATGAATGATCATATCGGCTTTAACCTCAATGTCAATAAACTGCAATCACCTccgatttaaatttaaccacTGGAACAGCCTCCTCTAATCTTTTACCTCCTCATTCTCGAGATATATCTCTTCGACGGACAATGCAGCTCGTTTAAATATGTATAGTAAATTACCATACACTTGTTCCGCCCTCTCGGACTATAACCTGCTGAGCAGGCATGCAAACTACTGTtgttatatataatttaattatgtaaaCCGAAATACTGTTTTTAAGTGCTAATTCAGTGGTCTTGGGAAAGTTTCTGGGCGAGGGAAAGTGCTATTCCTCTTGACAGAATGGTGAACCCTAAACGTAGATTTTTGCATTTCCCATATAGAGGCCCGATAACCCAAAAACGCTTCTTTTTCGATAGttaaaaaatgtcgaaaatcttcgttattattaaaaacataaatgacCGTTGGTCAAAAAAGTCCTATTCCTCCACTCTAAATGATCTTAGTCAAAACTCgtagaaaaaaatgacaaagcCAAAAACGATCAGTTTGATCCATTGATCTATGCATGAGAGTTCcaaacttcgatttttttatcatgaaACATTTCACCACAAATCCCTCGATTCCACAATCTCAAATCCGCAAGTTCTGTTTCAGTGTCGCCAAATGAAACACTACTGAAGCATGGAAGAATAGTTGGTACCTGTTGATCGGGAACCCATGGAGGCAAATTTAAGTAAACTAATAGTACGTCCAGCCTGCTAGATCTgtgataaacaaaataaatggaaaaagttgTTGTTAAACGGTTTTTTCGCGTGCCAATACCGAAAGTGAACGTGTGGTTGATATTGTGCCAATGCTGCGAgagaaattgattatttcttcTGTATAAAGTACCTATTTTTAAAAGACTGATATATTAGTTGTGAATATTTCGTAAGTGAGATCGTCTACCTGTACAAAGATAGTCTTAAGTCGTCAGTAGAGGTGCAGATGAGACTTTTACTCAAATTCGATAAGCTCAATTCGATTACGTTTAACAGTCTCGAAGAATAATCAGCTTAATAAAGTATCTGTGTACAGGGAGTAACATATCATTATAGAGATATTCATggagcgatagtactctgcaaaataattaagaaatgcTAGCAGGCCCACGTTCGAAAATGCACCATTtcccatatacagggtgacaaagttttacatttttttttcatcttttgcatttttctcgcCTATGCCtggagttaaattttttttaatttcatacacctattttctttaagatcctctacaaaaaaaatctaaaattgtcggtaatcatatacagggtgttatgtttttttaagccATGTGCTGTTTTACGCTTTTAGTCTTTTTTTGGAATACTCACtatgaattctgataccaaattaagatttttttttcaattatttagcTTTGTGGTCACTTGCTGCATTTCAGTATCTTTCACTGTTTtcgtaaaatttgcaaaaatatttaattaaaaattaaaaaagttctatCTACATATTTCGTAATCTAGGATGCCATGGCCGAGTCTCggccattttaataaatttgttttcatttttgacgttttgtatttaaaaaatttaactcagaGCATGCGTgggaaaaacgcaaaataagagaaaaaacgTGAATCTTTGCTACTTTGCATATCGAAAATGATGCGTTTTTGACTATGGgcctattagcatttttttattatttgggaAAGTACTATCATTCTCTGAAATACCTGCATGATGATGTGTTACACTCTGTAGGTTTGCCAAGGTACCACTTTAATGAGGAACTCATGCACTAATGCAAGTTCAAAGCGAGATACACAGTGGACCCGAAGATAATGGCATCATTCTGCATGTAGGTATATCAAATTGCACCACGataatgtattattattgtcaGTGGCTCGCTCTGTAAATAACGAATTATTATCGAAATTTGATTTACATAATATACCCTAATGTGTTTAACTCTATGAGTTATCTCTGAGATTGCTATTATTGTTATGTATTGGGTGACTCAATTTTACTAATGTTTACATGGATGCGTTACTTAAGGTAAAACGTGACCACCCTCACATTATATACCCCACATGTCGCTTGTTAAATAACCATCACATGATCAATcagttttatatattttaccaTGTTTTGTTTggatattttatagtttagGCGTATAAGACTTATTGTATGTACATATTTGATTAGCAGCTAcgtcttttattattattattattattattattttattgaggTTTGTACATAAATGcccatttttgttattaaataatgtGTTACAATTGTCCTATGCAAAGTTTCCTTTTTCTTGGCACGAACTTATTGCATCTGTATATTACACACATGTAGTTCGCCTATACATGTCCATTTATGCAACCTCAGCACCTATGTATATCATTGCGAGGTCATAATTTCGCGTGTTtcttttaaatggaataactGGGAGAGTCCAATTTGAAGTTATTGGATTGTCAAGGGTGAACATGCACCGTTGAGGGTCAAGGCGGTGTGATTCATTTGCCTACAAATCAGGCTGGAAGCCTTGATTTCGGGAGGGATATAGAGGTCAGAAAGTGTCCTGGATTGTTGACGCGCCAGGAAGCGTTACTATTGAATTATTTCTATTACGTGTATCTCAATATACCaggtgtatttttttaaaattatttctattttttcttgctaTCCCCTAAATTTCTATAAGTATCAACTAAAGTAAAAATACTGGGACACGCCGACCTTCGAATTGAGGGAGacgacaaaaaattaaaaaagttcccACCCCGTCCCGATGTCCCGATGGACGGTATCGCAAGGGTGGCAACcccctttttttaatacggaacatgggtcaagtgacgtatcattttaaagcttacaaaatgaattaattaattatacaatGACAATCGTGGGGCCAAAATGGACATGTCCTCGCGGCACTAAAGTGGTGTAATTCCGACTCGAAAGACCAAAAACGGCGTTGCAATGCGGGGAATCAAGAAAACCGCGAATTTGCAAAATGACTGATATTCCTGTAAAGGGAATAAGGGCGTTCAGTTCGCACTCTTAAAGACGCTCTTTCACGCAAAAAACCTTTCTAGCTACAGCAAAGACTTTATTGACATTGAACTAGAGTATACATCCGTGTGAAAACAACATCAAGAAAGAATGAGTGCCTTTCAGGACAAGAAGCGTCAGCTAAGTGCCTAGGAAAGGGCGGTTATGTATGATGGTAGATGTATAAACACCAAGATAACGCCTTACGGCGGATGGCCCCTGTTGCCACGTCGACTTCGATTCCATATCCTTATCCATACAGATCCTAACACTGTACCGGAGATGTCATTTATGACAGGTTTGGTTGGACTCGGGTTATTCTATACGCTCAATCAAGCGGCTTATGCGAATTAACGCAAGAGAGAAGTGTCCTTTAGGTCAGGCATGAAAAATTCAGAATTCATCAGCGTACGCACCTGCCAGGTGCATAATTTGGGCCAGGTTTGGTTGAGTTCCAGTCCCCCTTTCAGATGTTGCGGCAATTGAGACAAATTCCAAGAAAATACGAGTttgtattattagaaaaagttgacgcttttaacatatttatttagtatGTAATTACGAATCTTTCcagaccaaaaaaaaaatcctcatcAGCAAACAGATCAGTTACGTAAGCCCAATATTaacttaaatttgttatttctaaatttcatcaattacATGTTAAGTTCGTGTGTTTATTTCGCGAACCATATGGGCTCTATTTGATCAAGAAAATTCACTCTAAAGATATACCAATTGAGGTCGTTGTAAACTTCCTCGTGAGCATGGCTCTGTTTCTTGCATATCGACCATTCCAGATTTATTGCGGTAATGCATAAACCGCAATTGCTTTCACAGCAGCGGGAAACTACAAAGAAGCATTAATTCCTGTTCGAGTACCATTCAAGTACCAGCCGGCTGTCTGGCGTGCGTAGGCACTGAGTTAGTTATGTTATTATTAGCATTTCCATATATACTAAATtagttttagaattaaaaaaataaataaatatatcagcGGTCTTCGAGAAACCGCTCCGCATTGAATGATTGAGGAGTCCTTTCTAGAGCACTTTCTGCTTCCAAGAGTctaaagaatttattaaaatcatacCGCTTTTTGTATGAAGCGAATATATTACATGTAATACCATAAGATGATCTTTTTGTTAcgaaaaaatcttcaaaagacattTGGCTTCGTGTTCTGGCGGCCAGCAGTACCGACACTATAGGGTGGCGAATTTGAGCGACAGTTCAGGGCTTTCCTGGTTGGTAATTTTTCTTCAGGGTACAGAaacgataattaaaaatttcacccaGGGCGTCAGACTTGCTAAGGTCAGCTCTTGCGACCGTTTAATGTGTGATTCActaaaacctttaaaaaccACTAGATGAAAGAATCTTTTTCCGACTCCGCAACTATCCACTCGCCTTCT of the Euwallacea similis isolate ESF13 chromosome 8, ESF131.1, whole genome shotgun sequence genome contains:
- the Gbs-70E gene encoding protein phosphatase 1 regulatory subunit 3B isoform X1 yields the protein MSFQMCSMVDFEMFLPHSPPVFSHSPPTSFLSDFASLHLGPQLQRAASCRQMQHSFNNYTNSVHRPSTSPKRPCLVIRPIEEQCSSSDEDPTSPTKLKKKVVFADDKGMSLTHVRVMTEPSNVPPLWSMKFLAEVTHGVTAEAEVENEPWEVTFPQPASDYVTFRKKLDEQKVSLENVIIKENEDQLIGTIKVQNISFHKEVFVRSTCDSWKTHEDAFCGYVSNHILNGATYVVFDTFSFKINLPLKSRRMEFCVCFKCDGEEFWDNNNGKNYAIVKKALAPIHRSLSDNSLLNKTDNQRNVNHNKKYAEAPRAKLDTWSQFASWNHLENSAPYW
- the Gbs-70E gene encoding protein phosphatase 1 regulatory subunit 3B isoform X2, producing MCSMVDFEMFLPHSPPVFSHSPPTSFLSDFASLHLGPQLQRAASCRQMQHSFNNYTNSVHRPSTSPKRPCLVIRPIEEQCSSSDEDPTSPTKLKKKVVFADDKGMSLTHVRVMTEPSNVPPLWSMKFLAEVTHGVTAEAEVENEPWEVTFPQPASDYVTFRKKLDEQKVSLENVIIKENEDQLIGTIKVQNISFHKEVFVRSTCDSWKTHEDAFCGYVSNHILNGATYVVFDTFSFKINLPLKSRRMEFCVCFKCDGEEFWDNNNGKNYAIVKKALAPIHRSLSDNSLLNKTDNQRNVNHNKKYAEAPRAKLDTWSQFASWNHLENSAPYW